In a single window of the Verrucomicrobiia bacterium genome:
- a CDS encoding polysaccharide deacetylase family protein, whose product MAACIKSAAAGVALLAMQLGVTCAPASSSPQSTVSRQSAARVLQINHAPATVVFAELSPPKPALDCAVRACLALTFDDGPGEHTAALLDTLAAHQASATFFMLGSQAVKYPNVVRRVAHEGHEIGNHSWGHANFGPMQQVHIAADIAHAQQSFKDLGVTPRLMRPPYGIHTPAVQQATEMSLAYWNIDPKDWDAKDPHALAQAVIALAKPGGIVVMHDIKSVTVAAATEFVATLKQHYQLVTVSQLMGLSLQSPKADIFGRH is encoded by the coding sequence ATGGCCGCTTGCATTAAATCAGCCGCCGCCGGGGTGGCTCTGTTGGCCATGCAGCTTGGTGTCACCTGTGCCCCTGCGTCATCCTCACCCCAGTCCACGGTGTCCCGCCAGTCTGCAGCCCGAGTGCTCCAGATCAATCACGCACCAGCTACCGTAGTGTTTGCCGAACTCAGTCCACCAAAGCCGGCTCTGGACTGTGCGGTTCGGGCCTGTCTGGCTCTGACGTTCGACGATGGGCCGGGCGAACATACTGCCGCCTTGCTCGATACCTTGGCTGCCCACCAGGCCAGTGCCACCTTCTTTATGTTGGGCTCACAGGCAGTGAAGTATCCAAACGTTGTACGCCGGGTGGCTCACGAGGGACACGAGATCGGCAACCACAGCTGGGGTCATGCCAACTTTGGGCCAATGCAGCAAGTGCATATTGCAGCGGATATTGCCCACGCCCAGCAGTCTTTCAAAGACCTGGGAGTTACGCCTCGACTGATGCGTCCGCCGTATGGCATCCACACTCCTGCTGTGCAGCAAGCCACCGAGATGTCACTAGCCTACTGGAACATTGACCCCAAGGATTGGGATGCTAAAGATCCGCATGCTTTGGCTCAGGCCGTCATTGCCTTGGCCAAGCCGGGCGGCATCGTGGTCATGCATGATATAAAATCGGTGACCGTGGCCGCTGCCACAGAATTTGTGGCTACCCTAAAACAACACTATCAACTGGTAACGGTCAGCCAGCTTATGGGTCTTTCGCTCCAATCCCCAAAGGCTGATATATTCGGACGCCATTAG